A part of Sulfurimonas sp. HSL-1716 genomic DNA contains:
- the rpsK gene encoding 30S ribosomal protein S11: MAKRKAVRKKVVKKNIARGVVHISASFNNTLVTITDEMGNMIAWSSAGSLGFKGSKKSTPFAAQQAVEAAVEKAKVHGIKELGIRVQGPGSGRETAVKAVGAIEGIRVTFMKDVTPLPHNGCRAPKRRRV; the protein is encoded by the coding sequence ATGGCAAAAAGAAAAGCTGTACGTAAAAAAGTAGTAAAAAAGAACATTGCACGCGGTGTGGTTCACATCTCTGCATCATTTAATAATACTCTTGTAACTATTACTGACGAAATGGGTAATATGATCGCATGGAGTTCTGCTGGAAGTCTTGGTTTTAAAGGTTCCAAAAAATCTACTCCGTTTGCAGCGCAACAAGCAGTTGAAGCAGCAGTAGAAAAAGCAAAAGTTCATGGTATAAAAGAGCTGGGTATTAGAGTTCAAGGTCCTGGTTCAGGTCGTGAGACAGCGGTTAAGGCCGTAGGTGCTATCGAAGGTATCCGTGTTACATTCATGAAAGATGTTACACCATTACCGCATAACGGTTGCCGTGCACCAAAACGTCGTAGAGTTTAA
- a CDS encoding (2Fe-2S) ferredoxin domain-containing protein — protein sequence MGIPQPAFYIFKCEQSSPPGMPKPSCVNPDTQDLFQFLAQTLMQKGIMGTVQPIRTSCLNRCNVGPVMLVEPGHTMYVGLDKAKIERIIDEHIIGGKIVEEYVISDELWDAPISPSDMQAQMGR from the coding sequence ATGGGAATTCCTCAACCGGCTTTTTATATTTTCAAGTGCGAGCAGTCATCGCCTCCGGGTATGCCAAAACCGTCGTGTGTTAATCCCGATACACAAGACTTATTTCAATTTTTAGCGCAAACTTTGATGCAAAAAGGTATAATGGGAACAGTTCAACCCATTCGTACTTCATGTCTGAATCGCTGTAATGTCGGACCGGTGATGCTGGTGGAACCGGGACATACGATGTATGTCGGCCTGGATAAAGCGAAGATTGAGCGTATAATCGATGAACATATCATCGGCGGAAAAATAGTCGAGGAGTATGTGATCTCCGATGAACTCTGGGATGCCCCGATATCTCCGTCTGATATGCAAGCTCAGATGGGACGCTAA
- a CDS encoding PDZ domain-containing protein has protein sequence MRYFFLFLFTLTPLLASCKGGYFSCEQKIKDSHSIVNNSLYIPVSKTQRLVFSESLPVGNIIKADKFLGLYLISGLEGFRYPFKISTHLPSGLAVVDDKMALEGKITAAQLGLDSLAKFSEVPFVPSFLSSSCCNLEGLVTSRGIIQKSYLSHFLNTKSSDYGDIGIRIDEKRCITKIDPFLKGNPFHVADIVVEFDGKKIASAERFMQNILFAKIGSLHKIKILRDKKSLNFDVKIYKRFGGGLISDTFLEQKGFYFNDDLTLKSVVGYGLKKGDELLSINGNKIGSLDDIPAAIGTKTEDMVFLFQRDGFQFFVHIN, from the coding sequence ATGAGATATTTTTTTCTTTTTCTCTTTACACTGACACCGCTTTTGGCCTCATGCAAAGGCGGATATTTCTCCTGCGAACAAAAAATAAAAGATTCGCACTCCATTGTAAATAATTCGCTTTATATACCCGTCAGCAAAACTCAAAGACTGGTCTTTTCAGAGTCACTGCCTGTCGGCAATATCATAAAAGCGGACAAATTTCTGGGGCTGTATCTTATCAGCGGGCTGGAAGGATTTCGTTATCCGTTTAAGATTAGCACGCATCTTCCTTCCGGCTTGGCCGTGGTCGATGACAAGATGGCACTAGAAGGAAAGATCACCGCTGCGCAGCTGGGCCTTGACAGCTTGGCGAAATTCAGTGAAGTTCCTTTTGTTCCTAGTTTTCTCAGCAGCAGCTGCTGCAATCTGGAAGGACTTGTAACGTCCAGAGGTATCATACAAAAAAGCTACCTCTCTCACTTCTTAAACACAAAAAGCAGTGATTACGGAGATATCGGTATAAGAATCGATGAAAAAAGATGTATTACGAAGATCGATCCCTTTTTGAAAGGCAACCCGTTTCATGTCGCAGACATCGTCGTAGAGTTTGACGGAAAAAAGATCGCAAGTGCAGAGCGCTTTATGCAGAACATACTGTTTGCAAAGATCGGATCGCTTCACAAAATAAAGATTTTAAGAGATAAAAAGAGCCTCAATTTCGATGTGAAGATATATAAAAGATTCGGCGGCGGCTTGATAAGCGATACTTTTTTAGAACAAAAAGGGTTTTACTTCAATGATGATCTGACTCTTAAAAGTGTTGTAGGATACGGATTGAAAAAAGGTGATGAACTGCTTAGTATAAACGGCAATAAAATAGGTTCGTTAGATGATATTCCTGCTGCTATCGGAACGAAAACGGAAGATATGGTTTTTCTCTTTCAAAGAGACGGATTTCAGTTTTTTGTGCATATAAATTAG
- a CDS encoding YbaB/EbfC family nucleoid-associated protein, with amino-acid sequence MFENMGDMAKMLSSMQEQAKQFEAELDSKTFTVKTGGGMVEIVANGKGEVIDLLIDDSLLEDKEALQILLIGAYNDLLKMVEQNKQNSAMGMLGGINPFGSK; translated from the coding sequence ATGTTTGAAAATATGGGAGATATGGCAAAAATGTTATCCTCCATGCAAGAACAAGCCAAGCAGTTTGAAGCCGAGCTGGATTCTAAAACCTTTACCGTCAAAACCGGCGGAGGAATGGTCGAAATAGTCGCAAACGGCAAAGGAGAGGTTATCGACCTCTTGATAGACGATTCTCTTTTGGAAGACAAAGAAGCTTTGCAGATACTTCTTATAGGTGCTTACAACGATCTTTTAAAGATGGTTGAGCAAAATAAACAAAACAGTGCGATGGGAATGCTCGGCGGCATAAACCCATTTGGCTCAAAATGA
- the rplQ gene encoding 50S ribosomal protein L17, whose product MRHRHGYRKLGRTSAHRGALLKNLSIALIENGKIETTVPKAKELRSFVEKLITTAGKGDANAHRAVFAALQNKEATKKLVNEIAPQYVERAGGYTRITRTRIRRGDATTMAFIELV is encoded by the coding sequence ATGAGACATCGTCATGGATACCGCAAACTTGGTCGTACAAGTGCTCACCGTGGAGCGCTTCTTAAAAACCTAAGTATTGCATTAATTGAAAATGGTAAGATAGAGACAACTGTACCAAAAGCAAAAGAGCTTCGTTCATTTGTTGAAAAACTAATCACAACTGCCGGTAAAGGCGACGCGAACGCTCACCGTGCAGTATTTGCAGCTTTACAAAACAAAGAAGCAACAAAAAAACTTGTTAACGAAATAGCTCCGCAGTATGTAGAACGTGCAGGTGGATACACACGTATAACAAGAACTCGTATTCGTCGTGGTGATGCTACTACTATGGCGTTTATCGAATTAGTATAA
- the rpsD gene encoding 30S ribosomal protein S4: protein MARYRGPVEKIERRFGVSLALKGERRLAGKSALDKRPYAPGQHGQRRKKISEYGLQLNEKQKAKFMYGVSEKQFRTLFQEANRRNGNTGSILITLLETRLDNVLYRMGFASTRRFARQLVNHGHVLVDGKRVDIPSYAVKPGQKVEIREKSKKNPQILRAIELTNQTGLAPWVDIDADKVFGIFTRLPEREEVIIPVEERLIVELYSK from the coding sequence ATGGCAAGATATAGAGGTCCAGTAGAAAAAATCGAACGTAGATTCGGTGTAAGTTTGGCGCTTAAAGGTGAACGTCGTCTGGCTGGAAAATCAGCTTTAGACAAACGTCCTTATGCACCGGGACAACACGGTCAGCGTCGTAAAAAAATATCTGAGTATGGTTTACAGTTAAACGAAAAACAAAAAGCGAAGTTCATGTACGGTGTTTCTGAAAAGCAGTTCCGTACATTGTTCCAAGAAGCTAACCGCCGTAACGGCAATACAGGTTCGATCCTTATTACTCTTTTAGAGACTCGTTTGGATAACGTACTTTATCGCATGGGATTTGCTAGTACACGTCGTTTTGCACGCCAATTAGTAAATCATGGTCATGTCCTTGTTGACGGTAAACGCGTTGATATCCCATCATACGCTGTTAAACCTGGTCAAAAAGTTGAGATCCGTGAAAAAAGCAAGAAAAATCCTCAGATTCTTCGTGCAATCGAGTTGACGAACCAAACAGGTTTGGCTCCATGGGTTGATATTGATGCTGATAAAGTGTTTGGAATCTTTACACGTTTACCAGAACGTGAAGAGGTTATAATTCCGGTAGAAGAACGTTTAATCGTTGAGCTTTACTCGAAATAA
- the rpsM gene encoding 30S ribosomal protein S13, translated as MARIAGVDLPKKKRVEYGLTYIYGIGLHKSRQILEATGINPDKRVHELDSEDVAAITKEIRDSHIVEGDLRKQVAMDIKALMELGSYRGLRHRRGLPCRGQKTKTNARTRKGKRKTVGSA; from the coding sequence ATGGCACGTATCGCAGGTGTGGACTTACCTAAGAAAAAACGCGTAGAGTACGGACTGACATACATTTATGGTATCGGTCTTCACAAATCACGTCAAATTCTAGAAGCTACAGGAATCAATCCTGATAAACGCGTTCATGAATTAGACTCAGAAGATGTTGCGGCTATCACGAAAGAGATCAGAGATTCTCACATCGTCGAGGGTGATCTTCGTAAACAAGTTGCAATGGATATTAAAGCATTGATGGAACTAGGTTCTTATCGTGGACTTCGCCACCGCCGTGGATTACCATGTCGTGGACAAAAAACTAAGACAAACGCGCGTACTCGTAAAGGTAAGCGTAAAACTGTCGGCTCAGCGTAA
- a CDS encoding DNA-directed RNA polymerase subunit alpha produces the protein MNKIKTTPLLPQEFVVEQISDNEANIIAYPFETGYAVSLAHPLRRFLLSSSVGYAPIAIKIEGAKHEFDSVRGMLEDISDFIINLKGIRFKLKNGATAVEANYSFVGPCEIKGSDLNSDEVEVVTPEAFLATLNEDATLNFSIIINQGIGYVPSEDIRDSLKEGYIALDTFFTPVRRATYKIENVLVEDNPNFEKVVLNIVTDGQISPLDAFRNSLEVMYAQLAVFNSEISIKTPVSIERAEESAELKKLTARIEELGLSARSFNCLDRSNIKMIGEIVLMSESDLKNVKNLGKKSFEEILEKVQEFGFAVGADLSDDLVSSLKKKIEAE, from the coding sequence ATGAACAAGATAAAAACTACTCCGCTTCTTCCGCAAGAGTTTGTGGTTGAGCAGATCAGTGATAACGAAGCGAATATCATCGCTTATCCATTCGAGACGGGTTATGCTGTATCTTTAGCTCACCCGCTTCGCCGTTTCCTATTAAGTAGTTCTGTCGGATACGCTCCGATAGCTATTAAAATAGAGGGTGCTAAGCATGAGTTCGACTCGGTGCGCGGTATGCTTGAAGATATTTCTGATTTTATTATCAACTTAAAAGGTATCCGTTTTAAACTAAAAAACGGTGCAACGGCGGTTGAAGCAAACTACAGTTTTGTAGGTCCATGCGAAATAAAAGGGAGTGATCTTAATAGTGATGAAGTAGAAGTTGTTACTCCTGAAGCATTCCTTGCAACGCTAAATGAAGATGCAACGCTAAACTTTAGCATCATCATAAACCAAGGTATCGGATATGTACCGAGCGAAGATATCAGAGACAGCCTGAAAGAGGGTTATATCGCTCTTGATACCTTCTTCACTCCGGTACGCAGAGCAACTTATAAAATAGAAAATGTTTTGGTAGAAGACAATCCGAACTTTGAAAAAGTTGTACTTAACATAGTCACAGACGGGCAGATTTCACCGCTTGACGCGTTTAGAAACTCTTTAGAGGTTATGTATGCGCAGCTTGCAGTGTTTAACAGTGAGATCAGTATAAAAACTCCTGTTTCTATCGAACGTGCAGAAGAGAGTGCAGAACTGAAAAAACTTACGGCTCGTATCGAAGAGCTGGGTCTAAGTGCTAGAAGTTTTAACTGTTTGGATCGTTCAAACATCAAGATGATCGGCGAGATCGTTTTAATGAGTGAAAGCGATCTTAAAAATGTTAAGAATTTAGGTAAAAAATCATTCGAAGAGATACTAGAGAAAGTGCAAGAGTTCGGTTTTGCAGTCGGTGCTGATCTTTCAGATGATTTGGTAAGTTCATTAAAAAAGAAAATAGAAGCTGAGTAA
- a CDS encoding NifU family protein → MIPFTDEELIEPVKNVIEKVRPSLALDGGDIVFITVKNSTVYVQLRGACVGCGSSGNTLKYGVERQLKMDIHPELTVINVPIGMENDIDKL, encoded by the coding sequence ATGATACCGTTTACAGATGAAGAGTTAATAGAACCGGTTAAGAACGTAATAGAAAAAGTTCGTCCGTCGCTTGCGCTTGACGGAGGAGATATAGTTTTTATTACAGTTAAAAATTCTACCGTGTATGTACAGCTTCGCGGTGCATGCGTGGGATGCGGAAGCAGCGGAAATACACTGAAATACGGTGTAGAAAGACAGCTTAAAATGGATATACATCCAGAATTGACAGTTATTAATGTACCCATAGGTATGGAAAACGATATAGATAAATTATAA
- the panD gene encoding aspartate 1-decarboxylase yields the protein MTIEMLYSKIHRATVTDANLNYVGSITIDEELLEASKMRVGQKVEILNINNGERFSTYIILGERGKRDICLNGAAARKVHKGDKVIIVAYATYDEKELEGYKPRVVIVDEDNNIDSIAESI from the coding sequence ATGACGATAGAGATGTTATATAGCAAGATACACCGTGCGACAGTGACGGATGCCAATTTGAACTATGTCGGTTCGATCACGATCGACGAAGAGCTTTTGGAAGCTTCGAAGATGCGTGTAGGGCAAAAGGTCGAGATATTAAATATCAACAACGGTGAAAGATTTTCAACATACATCATTTTAGGAGAACGCGGCAAACGCGATATCTGTTTAAACGGTGCTGCTGCGCGTAAAGTTCACAAAGGCGATAAAGTGATCATCGTAGCGTATGCGACGTATGATGAAAAAGAGCTTGAGGGTTACAAACCCAGAGTCGTTATCGTAGATGAAGACAACAATATAGATTCTATAGCAGAGAGCATCTAA
- a CDS encoding polyprenyl synthetase family protein, translating to MHNFETFLQRHLPKAPSFHPYYEDALHSMLQAGGKRFRPALLLGVVNAFNPLLTEGAMHAALAIEMLHTYSLIHDDLPAMDDASLRRGHPTLHVSYDEVTAILAGDALNTYAFEILSNAPFSDNTRVRLIRELSVNGGVTGMVLGQAIDCYFENQPLSVDKIKLLHINKTAKLIAASLKMGAIIAGEEKLEEEIYDFGIKLGLLFQIQDDILDVTQTDDEAGKTTNNDDGKNSFVTVLGLDEAMKEADDLADELTQMMQSFDERLYKELSPLLTNYINRHKG from the coding sequence ATGCATAATTTTGAAACTTTTTTACAGCGTCATTTACCAAAAGCACCGAGTTTTCATCCGTATTACGAGGATGCATTGCACAGTATGCTGCAAGCAGGCGGTAAGCGTTTCCGTCCGGCACTCCTTTTGGGCGTCGTAAACGCATTTAATCCGCTTTTGACGGAAGGAGCAATGCATGCCGCGCTTGCAATAGAGATGCTTCATACCTATTCGCTGATTCATGACGATCTGCCCGCAATGGACGATGCCTCGCTTCGCCGCGGGCATCCGACTTTGCATGTAAGCTATGACGAGGTTACTGCGATACTTGCCGGCGACGCCTTGAATACTTACGCATTTGAGATACTCAGCAACGCTCCTTTCAGCGACAATACGAGAGTGAGACTTATCCGCGAGCTTTCCGTAAACGGCGGGGTTACGGGTATGGTACTGGGGCAGGCGATAGACTGTTATTTTGAAAATCAGCCACTTTCCGTGGACAAGATAAAACTCTTGCATATAAACAAAACGGCGAAGCTGATCGCCGCTTCTTTGAAGATGGGTGCGATAATAGCAGGTGAAGAAAAACTTGAAGAGGAAATATATGATTTTGGGATCAAACTCGGGCTTTTGTTTCAGATCCAAGACGATATCCTGGATGTGACGCAAACCGACGATGAAGCTGGAAAAACAACGAACAATGATGACGGCAAGAACAGTTTCGTGACGGTGCTTGGACTTGACGAGGCGATGAAAGAAGCTGACGATTTGGCTGATGAACTAACACAGATGATGCAGAGTTTCGATGAAAGACTTTATAAAGAACTTTCACCGCTTTTAACAAACTACATAAACAGACATAAAGGATAG
- the rpmJ gene encoding 50S ribosomal protein L36 produces the protein MKVRASVKKMCDDCKVVKRKGIVRVICKNPKHKQRQG, from the coding sequence ATGAAAGTACGCGCTTCAGTAAAGAAGATGTGTGACGATTGTAAAGTCGTTAAGAGAAAAGGGATCGTCAGAGTGATCTGTAAAAATCCTAAACATAAACAGAGACAAGGATAA
- a CDS encoding UDP-N-acetylmuramoyl-L-alanyl-D-glutamate--2,6-diaminopimelate ligase, whose amino-acid sequence MKIELPNQPYRYVTENSEECDEETAFVKTFQNEKYLSSAIDKGACSIIEVKDIAHLFGLDRIKIIGITGTNGKTTTASAIYSMLLDLGYKAAMQGTRGFFLNDGVGEGKSLTTPSVLNTYRHIYQAVREGCEYFVMEVSSHAIVQKRIEGIDFELKILTNITQDHLDFHKSLAEYTLVKNSFFQDESKKLINKDEPKASFNIKNTFTYGIENPATYKLMAYSLNEGSSGIIQNFHKVVPFQASLHGFFNLYNLLAAIAAVDIVTDKSLEEIADVVDNFAGVSGRMEQVCQTPNVIVDFAHTPDGMAQVLNALKEKELLVVFGAGGDRDRSKRPLMGKVASGLAKKIYITSDNPRHEDPDEIIQEILEGIEDKSNVVVEPNRKRAIEMALDEQENDEVVVILGKGDEAYQIIYDEYLPFDDREVVRELLHIK is encoded by the coding sequence TTGAAAATTGAACTTCCAAACCAGCCATATAGATATGTAACGGAAAACTCCGAAGAATGTGATGAAGAGACGGCTTTTGTTAAAACCTTTCAGAATGAAAAATATCTGTCATCTGCCATAGACAAGGGTGCCTGTTCGATCATCGAAGTAAAAGATATCGCTCATCTTTTCGGGCTTGACCGTATCAAGATTATAGGGATCACGGGTACCAACGGGAAAACGACGACGGCCAGCGCCATTTACTCCATGCTGCTTGATTTAGGCTATAAAGCGGCGATGCAGGGAACAAGAGGATTCTTTTTAAACGATGGGGTCGGTGAAGGCAAGTCTCTTACTACACCGAGCGTTTTAAACACCTATCGCCATATCTATCAGGCCGTGCGTGAAGGATGTGAATATTTTGTCATGGAAGTCAGCTCGCATGCGATCGTGCAAAAACGTATCGAAGGGATAGATTTTGAGCTAAAGATTCTGACGAACATAACTCAGGACCATCTTGATTTTCATAAATCATTAGCCGAATATACTTTGGTAAAAAACAGTTTTTTTCAAGACGAAAGTAAAAAGCTCATCAACAAAGATGAGCCCAAAGCGTCGTTTAATATCAAGAATACCTTTACCTACGGTATAGAAAATCCCGCTACATACAAACTGATGGCATACTCGTTGAACGAAGGCTCAAGCGGTATTATCCAAAACTTTCATAAAGTCGTTCCTTTTCAAGCGTCGCTTCACGGTTTTTTCAATCTTTACAATCTTTTAGCGGCGATTGCTGCAGTGGATATTGTGACGGATAAGAGTTTAGAAGAGATAGCCGACGTCGTGGATAATTTTGCGGGTGTAAGCGGCAGAATGGAACAGGTCTGTCAGACGCCTAACGTGATAGTGGATTTTGCGCACACGCCTGATGGAATGGCACAGGTTCTCAATGCATTGAAAGAAAAAGAGCTCCTTGTGGTTTTCGGCGCAGGCGGAGACAGAGACAGATCAAAGCGTCCATTGATGGGGAAAGTCGCTTCCGGCCTTGCAAAAAAGATATATATAACAAGCGATAACCCGCGCCATGAAGATCCCGATGAGATCATACAAGAGATACTCGAGGGCATAGAGGACAAAAGCAATGTCGTAGTCGAGCCAAACAGAAAACGCGCCATAGAGATGGCGCTGGACGAACAGGAGAACGATGAGGTCGTCGTTATCCTTGGAAAAGGCGACGAAGCATATCAGATCATCTATGACGAATATCTGCCTTTTGACGATCGAGAAGTTGTAAGAGAACTGCTTCATATCAAGTAA
- a CDS encoding aldo/keto reductase codes for MADFGFGTYRISEHNPQHIQALREAIAGGIKVIDTSTNYMDGEAERAIAKAMKLLSDEEINGVEIVSKAGYIQGSTLMRHNENRFEEVVEYSQNCYHSISQSFIKDQISQSLERLEIESIDCLLLHNPEYYILDGINRGVEKEERLEGMYRRLFDAFLALEEEIRTGRIKSYGISSNSFSKHHDDEEFLPYEDLLTLAADAARELRNKKHGFTTIELPINMLETEGLRCAAWAKENGLRVLANRPLNAQKEKRMFRLADYEEPREYYYHLNELLEMTDNEPLRAISNLISQLDQSKHKYGWIGEYDLFLYSQIVPHIKRSLQSVDEENRAVLIELIDLFLQEYGKMVAYECAKNTRIALKEEFKSCRTSLQHCAFRFLLDNENIDYVLVGARKPIYVADILSIRDELLKN; via the coding sequence ATGGCAGATTTCGGATTTGGTACGTACAGGATAAGCGAACACAACCCTCAGCATATTCAAGCACTGCGCGAAGCTATTGCAGGCGGTATTAAAGTAATAGATACCTCTACTAATTATATGGACGGCGAAGCCGAACGGGCGATCGCAAAGGCTATGAAACTTCTTAGCGATGAGGAGATAAATGGTGTCGAGATCGTCTCTAAAGCAGGCTATATACAAGGATCGACGCTGATGCGTCACAATGAAAATCGATTCGAAGAGGTTGTTGAGTACAGCCAAAACTGCTATCACTCTATCTCCCAATCATTTATAAAAGATCAGATATCACAGTCGCTCGAGAGACTAGAGATTGAAAGTATAGACTGTCTGCTGCTCCATAATCCCGAATATTATATCTTAGACGGTATAAACCGCGGTGTAGAGAAAGAGGAGAGACTAGAGGGGATGTATCGGCGGCTTTTCGATGCTTTTTTGGCATTGGAAGAGGAGATACGAACGGGCAGGATCAAAAGTTACGGCATCAGTTCGAACAGCTTTTCCAAACATCACGATGACGAAGAGTTCCTGCCGTATGAAGATCTTTTGACGCTTGCGGCCGATGCGGCACGGGAGCTGAGAAATAAAAAGCACGGGTTTACGACCATAGAACTGCCGATAAACATGCTTGAAACCGAAGGGCTGAGATGTGCAGCCTGGGCGAAAGAAAATGGGCTCAGAGTTCTTGCAAACCGTCCTCTGAACGCTCAAAAAGAAAAACGAATGTTCAGACTGGCGGATTATGAGGAACCAAGAGAGTATTATTATCATCTAAACGAATTGCTTGAAATGACTGACAATGAGCCTTTAAGAGCGATATCCAACCTGATCTCCCAGTTGGATCAAAGCAAACATAAATACGGATGGATCGGTGAATATGATCTGTTTTTGTATTCGCAGATAGTTCCTCATATTAAAAGATCTCTGCAGTCGGTTGATGAAGAAAACAGAGCTGTTTTGATCGAGCTTATAGATCTTTTTTTGCAAGAATATGGCAAAATGGTGGCCTATGAATGCGCAAAAAACACAAGAATCGCGTTAAAAGAGGAGTTTAAGTCATGCAGGACTTCTTTGCAGCACTGCGCATTTAGATTTTTGCTCGATAACGAAAATATCGATTATGTTTTGGTCGGAGCCAGAAAGCCGATATATGTCGCAGATATATTGTCAATTCGGGACGAACTCCTTAAAAATTGA